One region of Diabrotica undecimpunctata isolate CICGRU chromosome 6, icDiaUnde3, whole genome shotgun sequence genomic DNA includes:
- the LOC140444311 gene encoding uncharacterized protein → MARKLKEEYKQWGLEINVEKTKYLPIGVVLSNIELENNKEITSCSEYTYLRVIFYRTGKDDEEIKKRVTQARRTIGCLNEIRWSSEIGIKRKYNIYKTLIKSSLVYGAETWRITENNRKKLEAVEMDMFKRTLGISRKEFELRK, encoded by the coding sequence ATGGCAAGGAAACTAAAGGAGGAGTATAAACAGTGGGGCTTGGAAATTAATGTGGAAAAAACTAAATACCTACCCATAGGAGTTGTGTTATCCAATATCGAACtggaaaataataaagaaattacaTCCTGTAGTGAATACACGTACCTTAGAGTAATCTTCTATAGAACTGGAAAAGACGATGAGGAAATAAAGAAAAGGGTAACACAAGCTAGAAGAACAATTGGCTGCCTAAATGAAATACGTTGGAGCTCTGAAATAGGAATAAagcgaaaatacaatatatataaaacactaattaaaAGCAGCCTCGTTTACGGAGCAGAAACTTGGCGAATAACCGAGAACAACAGAAAAAAATTAGAAGCTGTAGAAATGGATATGTTCAAAAGAACGTTAGGTATATCCCGCAAGGAGTTCGAATTGAGGAAATAA